The Humulus lupulus chromosome 3, drHumLupu1.1, whole genome shotgun sequence genome window below encodes:
- the LOC133824967 gene encoding uncharacterized protein LOC133824967: MMRDNGWDSLVEEVSNFCMKFNIYVLDMNHMYCPQGKSRRKAPKLTNFHYFRVDFFNTVIDLQLQEINSRFNEANTELLLCLVCLSPANSFSAFDKGKLIHLAQLYPFATTSVERAFSAMNIVKNQMRNKMGDQWLNDSLTVYLEKDVFNSIDNEPIIHGF; this comes from the exons ATGATGAGAGACAATGGATGGGATTCGTTAGTAGAAGAAGTTTCTAATTTTTGTATGAAGTTCaatatttatgttcttgataTGAATCATATGTATTGTCCTCAAGGGAAATCACGGCGCAAGGCTCCAAAGCTTACAAATTTTCACTATTTCCGTGTTGATTTTTTCAATACAGTGATAGATTTACAGCTACAAGAGATAAATAGTCGTTTTAATGAGGCTAATACTGAGTTGCTACTTTGTTTAGTGTGCTTATCTCCAGCTAATTCATTTTCTGCTTTTGACAAGGGAAAGTTAATCCATCTTGCTCAACTTTATCCAT TTGCAACAACTTCGGTAGAAAGAGCATTCTCTGCAATGAACATTGTGAAGAATCAAATGCGCAACAAAATGGGAGATCAATGGTTGAATGATAGCCTCACTGTGTATCTTGAGAAGGATGTATTCAATTCTATTGATAATGAGCCTATTATTCATGGTTTTTAA